The following proteins are encoded in a genomic region of Magallana gigas chromosome 1, xbMagGiga1.1, whole genome shotgun sequence:
- the LOC117688714 gene encoding uncharacterized protein, whose product MNAFRMIAVPWTLFVSFHGYVSCYENLSRRPTTVLTQSSTYNAQTASFANDGDVQTDELHCSHTAHNHTKAWLQVDFGQPYMINNVLIHYRREGDESSSWKQYRFRQFYLDASNNSALQTTTSQRTRCYTDNTTAPDLPPNIIDIPCKQTARYVIVETTYDAPEDDYLDEHGAILEICEIKVYGCGKTNGICIKGCTPGQHGDTCDETCSHGCAGGTCDQQKGTCSAGCKQNWTGRLCDVCDAKHYGPACSMECNINCLNNTCNDVTGSCKDGCAFGKFGDFCNETCDEHCVSYWHEDTEKYKKLKESNLETLFILYGMIAALCVSLIVNGCMIKWNLRRDQYKGQDVNQKTMNKNFPLQDSISPQDIYDTVGDDKKYEDLGHLSGSSHYDQLELIKSS is encoded by the exons aaaatctCAGTAGAAGACCCACAACAGTACTCACCCAAAGTTCGACCTACAATGCACAAACAGCATCCTTTGCTAACGATGGCGATGTTCAGACTGATGAACTCCATTGTTCTCATACTGCGCATAATCACACAAAGGCATGGCTACAGGTGGACTTTGGACAGCCTTATATGATAAACAATGTGTTAATTCATTATAGAAGAGAAG gCGATGAATCCTCGTCTTGGAAGCAGTATCGGTTCAGGCAATTCTATCTAGATGCATCGAACAATTCAGCTTTACAGACAACGACATCACAAAGAACCCGTTGTTACACCGATAACACGACTGCCCCAGACTTACCTCCAAACATAATCGACATACCTTGTAAACAGACAGCTAGATACGTCATTGTGGAGACCACTTATGACGCACCTGAAGATGATTACCTTGATGAACACGGAGCGATCCTTGAAATATGTGAAATAAAAGTATACG GATGTGGGAAAACCAATGGGATTTGTATAAAGGGATGCACACCGGGACAGCATGGGGACACGTGTGATGAAACATGTAGTCACGGGTGTGCAGGAGGAACGTGTGACCAACAGAAAGGAACCTGCAGTGCTGGTTGTAAACAAAACTGGACAGGGCGTCTATGTGATG TTTGCGACGCGAAACATTACGGACCTGCCTGCTCTATGGAATGcaatataaattgtttaaacaatacCTGCAATGATGTAACTGGTTCTTGTAAAGATGGCTGCGCGTTTGGAAAGTTTGGAGATTTCTGTAACGAAACTTGTGATGAACATTGTGTCTCTTATTGGCACGAGGATACCGAGAAAT ATAAGAAATTGAAGGAATCGAATTTGGAAACCCTGTTCATTTTGTATGGGATGATTGCAGCTCTTTGTGTTAGTCTCATTGTCAACGGCTGCATGATAAAATG GAATTTAAGACGTGACCAATACAAAGGGCAAGACGTGAATCAAAAGACGATGAATAAAAATTTTCCTCTTCAGGATTCCATCTCACCCCAAGATATATATGATACAGTGGGAGACGACAAAAAATACGAAGATTTGGGTCATCTCAGTGGGTCGTCTCACTATGATCAACTTGAATTGATAAAATCGAGTTAA